The proteins below are encoded in one region of Micromonospora pisi:
- a CDS encoding HelD family protein, with protein sequence MSRYSGTSDDQHADEIGREQEYVSMLYGRLDRLRDQAAQRLAGELRSDGGTQQARSQRDSTIAMYAEQVGSYGAVENGLCFGRLDVEEGAPRYIGRIGIFDDEGEYDPLLIDWRAPAARSFYLATAASPDGVRRRRHIRTRFRKVVGINDEVLDLDAARTTEHEGLTGEAALLAAVNARRTGRMSDIVQTIQAEQDRVIRAELPGVLVVQGGPGTGKTAVALHRAAYLLYTYRQQLSTRGVLVVGPNATFLRYISQVLPTLAETGVLLRTLGELFPGVKATRSEPATVAEIKGRPVMTELLAAAIRDRQQVPEDGMDVVVERDTLRLDRQTVLAARERARRSGRPHNLAQPLFDIEIIHALARQVAERIGADPLGGENLLEEADLAEIRRELRDETGVQEALAELWPVLTPQQLLSDLFGSADRLAAAGAGLTGDELTEAELALLRRDPEGGFSPADVPLLDESAELLGEDDRSAQALVERERQQLIEYAEGALEIALGSRSIDLEDEAEGEILSVTDLLGADELAERQETGDRLTTAQRAAADRKWAFGHIIVDEAQELSPMAWRLLMRRCPSRSMTVVGDVAQTGALGGAASWRQALGPYVADRWRIRELSVSYRTPAEIMEVAGRVLAEIDPSLEPPRAVRRTGVPPWDLRVEPGELADRLVELVLREAGTIDDGRLGVIVPEGLATELGRAITDAVPEAAIGEHPELESQVVVLTVPQAKGLEFDSVLVVEPERIVAESPRGRSDLYVALTRATQRLGVLHCDGPGITGR encoded by the coding sequence TTGTCAAGGTACTCCGGCACCTCGGATGACCAGCACGCCGACGAGATCGGGCGGGAGCAGGAGTACGTCTCCATGCTCTACGGCCGGCTCGACCGGCTGCGCGACCAGGCCGCACAACGTCTGGCCGGGGAGCTGCGCAGCGACGGCGGCACGCAGCAGGCCCGCTCCCAACGGGACAGCACCATCGCCATGTACGCCGAACAGGTCGGCTCGTACGGCGCCGTGGAGAACGGCCTCTGCTTCGGGCGGCTCGACGTCGAGGAAGGGGCGCCGCGCTACATCGGGCGGATCGGCATCTTCGACGACGAGGGCGAGTACGACCCGCTGCTGATCGACTGGCGCGCACCGGCCGCCCGTTCCTTCTACCTCGCCACCGCCGCCTCCCCGGACGGAGTCCGGCGCCGTCGGCACATCCGTACCCGGTTCCGCAAGGTGGTCGGGATCAACGACGAGGTGCTCGACCTGGACGCGGCCAGGACGACCGAGCACGAGGGACTGACCGGCGAGGCGGCGTTGCTCGCCGCGGTCAACGCCCGCCGTACCGGGCGGATGAGCGACATCGTGCAGACCATCCAGGCCGAGCAGGACCGGGTGATCCGGGCCGAGCTGCCCGGGGTTCTGGTCGTCCAGGGCGGTCCGGGCACCGGCAAGACCGCGGTGGCGCTGCACCGCGCCGCGTACCTGCTCTACACGTACCGCCAGCAGCTCTCCACCCGGGGCGTGCTGGTGGTCGGCCCGAACGCCACCTTCCTGCGCTACATCTCACAGGTCCTGCCGACACTGGCCGAGACCGGCGTGCTGCTGCGTACCCTCGGTGAGCTGTTCCCCGGGGTCAAGGCGACCCGGAGCGAGCCGGCGACGGTGGCCGAGATCAAGGGGCGGCCGGTGATGACCGAGCTGCTCGCCGCCGCGATCCGCGACCGGCAGCAGGTGCCCGAGGACGGCATGGACGTGGTGGTCGAGCGGGACACCCTCCGGTTGGACCGGCAGACCGTACTCGCCGCCCGGGAGCGGGCCCGCCGTTCGGGTCGGCCGCACAACCTGGCTCAACCGCTCTTCGACATCGAGATCATCCACGCGCTGGCCCGCCAGGTCGCCGAGCGGATCGGCGCCGACCCGCTCGGCGGCGAGAACCTGCTGGAGGAGGCCGACCTCGCCGAGATCCGGCGCGAGCTGCGCGACGAAACCGGAGTGCAGGAAGCGCTCGCCGAACTCTGGCCGGTGCTCACCCCGCAGCAACTGCTGAGCGATCTGTTCGGTTCCGCCGATCGGCTCGCCGCCGCCGGAGCCGGGCTGACCGGTGACGAGCTGACCGAGGCCGAGTTGGCGCTGCTGCGCCGGGACCCCGAGGGCGGCTTCTCCCCCGCCGACGTACCGCTGCTCGACGAGAGCGCCGAACTGCTCGGCGAGGACGACCGGTCCGCGCAGGCGCTGGTCGAGCGGGAGCGACAGCAACTCATCGAGTACGCCGAGGGCGCACTCGAGATCGCGCTCGGTTCCCGCTCGATCGACCTGGAGGACGAGGCAGAGGGCGAGATCCTCAGCGTCACCGACCTGCTCGGTGCGGACGAGCTGGCCGAACGGCAGGAGACCGGGGACCGACTGACCACCGCGCAGCGGGCCGCCGCCGACCGGAAGTGGGCCTTCGGGCACATCATCGTCGACGAGGCCCAGGAACTCTCCCCGATGGCGTGGCGGCTGCTGATGCGCCGGTGCCCGAGCCGTTCGATGACGGTGGTCGGGGACGTGGCCCAGACCGGCGCGTTGGGTGGGGCCGCCTCCTGGCGTCAGGCGCTGGGGCCGTACGTGGCCGACCGGTGGCGGATCCGGGAGCTGAGCGTCAGCTACCGCACCCCGGCCGAGATCATGGAGGTGGCCGGTCGGGTGCTGGCCGAGATCGACCCGAGCCTGGAGCCGCCCCGGGCGGTACGTCGCACCGGCGTACCCCCCTGGGATCTGCGGGTCGAGCCGGGCGAGCTCGCGGACCGGCTGGTCGAGCTGGTGCTGCGGGAGGCCGGCACGATCGACGACGGACGACTCGGCGTGATCGTGCCCGAGGGCCTCGCCACCGAACTGGGTCGGGCCATCACCGACGCGGTGCCCGAGGCTGCGATCGGCGAGCACCCGGAGCTGGAGAGCCAGGTGGTGGTGCTGACCGTGCCCCAGGCCAAGGGGCTGGAGTTCGACTCCGTCCTGGTGGTGGAGCCGGAGCGGATCGTGGCCGAGTCGCCGCGCGGGCGCAGCGACCTGTACGTCGCGCTCACCCGCGCCACCCAGCGGCTCGGCGTACTGCACTGTGACGGACCGGGCATCACCGGTCG
- a CDS encoding LolA family protein, whose protein sequence is MSVFKNRPALRWLVPVAATAVVIGGGAAIGTLGAAADPALPPRSAAQLLVDLQTAQVDGFSGTVVQRADLGLPALASLAGSGSSDLTALASGTHTLRVWYAGPDRARVALLGTLGESDFVRNGADLWTWRSQDNTATHYTLPGTAGQGPGTATGKIPAGLPSTPQEAADQALAAIDPSTEVTVGRAATIAGRHAYELILRPRDTTSLVDQIRVAIDSREHVPLRFEVFAAGTEKPAFEMAFTQVDFDRPGDSHFTFNPPPGTQVTEGTDHPVRQKPRGDSAAPDGLSTVGTGWTTVLVGRPPAGGATGPALGGAPAAGAANGAPAELMNGLLDAFPKVSGDWGGGRLFTTKLVNVLLLDDGRVLAGAVTPQRLYEVAKGLN, encoded by the coding sequence ATGTCTGTGTTCAAGAACCGCCCGGCGCTGCGCTGGCTGGTGCCGGTCGCCGCCACGGCTGTGGTGATCGGTGGTGGCGCCGCCATCGGTACGCTCGGCGCGGCTGCCGACCCGGCCCTGCCGCCGCGCAGTGCCGCCCAACTCCTGGTCGACCTGCAGACCGCCCAGGTGGACGGTTTCTCCGGCACGGTCGTCCAGCGAGCCGACCTCGGCCTGCCCGCCCTGGCCAGCCTCGCCGGATCCGGCAGCAGCGACCTGACCGCACTGGCGTCGGGTACGCACACCCTGCGGGTCTGGTACGCCGGACCGGACCGCGCCCGGGTCGCGTTGCTCGGCACCCTCGGCGAGAGCGATTTTGTCCGCAACGGTGCTGATCTCTGGACCTGGCGCAGTCAGGACAACACGGCCACCCACTACACGCTGCCCGGGACCGCCGGGCAGGGCCCGGGCACGGCGACCGGGAAGATCCCGGCCGGCCTGCCGTCGACGCCGCAGGAGGCGGCCGACCAGGCACTGGCCGCGATCGACCCGAGCACCGAGGTGACCGTGGGGCGGGCGGCCACCATCGCCGGGCGGCACGCGTACGAGCTGATCCTGCGCCCCAGGGACACGACGTCGCTGGTGGATCAGATCCGGGTCGCGATCGACAGCAGGGAACACGTACCGCTGCGGTTCGAGGTCTTCGCCGCCGGCACGGAGAAGCCCGCCTTCGAGATGGCGTTCACCCAGGTCGACTTCGACCGGCCCGGGGACAGCCACTTCACCTTCAACCCGCCGCCGGGGACCCAGGTCACCGAGGGCACTGACCATCCGGTACGGCAGAAGCCGCGGGGCGATTCGGCGGCACCGGACGGGCTGAGCACGGTCGGCACCGGCTGGACCACCGTCCTGGTGGGTCGCCCGCCGGCCGGCGGGGCCACCGGTCCGGCACTCGGGGGCGCCCCGGCGGCCGGGGCCGCCAACGGTGCCCCGGCTGAGCTGATGAACGGTCTGCTCGACGCGTTTCCGAAGGTGAGCGGAGACTGGGGCGGTGGCCGACTCTTCACCACCAAGCTGGTGAACGTGCTGCTGCTCGACGACGGCCGGGTGCTCGCCGGCGCGGTCACCCCGCAGCGTCTGTACGAGGTGGCCAAGGGCCTGAACTGA
- a CDS encoding response regulator transcription factor has protein sequence MRLLVVEDEARLAAALQRGLQAEGFAVDIAGDGLTGLDLARHGGYDAMILDVMLPGLSGYRVVRQLRAEEQWLPVLMLSAKDGEYDQADGLDCGADDYLTKPFSYVVLLARLRALLRRGAPQRPAVLTAGDLSLDPARRRVTRAGAEVELTAREYGLLEYLLRRAGEVVSKTELLDHVWDASLETAPNAVEVYVGYLRRKIGRDRLQTIRGAGYRLTIT, from the coding sequence GTGCGGTTGCTGGTGGTGGAGGACGAGGCGCGGCTCGCCGCCGCCCTGCAACGGGGTTTGCAGGCGGAGGGTTTTGCGGTCGACATCGCCGGTGACGGGCTCACCGGTCTCGACCTCGCCCGGCACGGTGGGTACGACGCGATGATCCTGGACGTGATGCTGCCCGGGCTTTCCGGCTACCGGGTGGTGCGCCAGCTACGGGCCGAGGAGCAGTGGCTGCCGGTGCTGATGCTCTCGGCCAAGGACGGCGAGTACGACCAGGCCGACGGACTGGACTGCGGGGCGGACGACTACCTGACCAAACCGTTCTCGTACGTGGTGCTGCTGGCCCGGCTCCGGGCACTGCTGCGTCGTGGCGCGCCGCAGCGTCCGGCGGTGCTCACCGCGGGGGACCTCAGCCTCGATCCGGCCAGACGGAGGGTGACCCGCGCCGGTGCGGAGGTCGAGTTGACCGCCCGCGAGTACGGGCTGCTGGAGTACCTGCTGCGCCGGGCCGGGGAGGTGGTCTCCAAGACGGAACTGCTCGACCATGTCTGGGATGCCAGCCTGGAGACCGCCCCGAACGCGGTCGAGGTGTACGTCGGTTATCTCCGCCGCAAGATCGGTCGGGACCGCCTCCAGACGATCCGTGGCGCCGGCTACCGCCTCACCATCACATGA
- a CDS encoding sensor histidine kinase, with amino-acid sequence MVIGVAGLAAGLAVGGVLLVVALGYALERTVDTEAFKTADAVAMLVTENALPNPLPVAGAEVRVQVVDAHSRITAASINADRLVPMLDRDKIAGIRDRSGTYIPGRQLGVTGPVRVVAVPAGPPGDPQTVLVAKSMSDVTHSLKLVRTVLTIGFPLLLVLLAVVAWRVIGATLRPVEALRAGAEEITGGTRPGQLPVPASRDEIHRLAVTLNGMLDRLEAARLRQRAFVADAAHELRSPLANMRTQLEVAQHLGGRTDWAAVADDLLADTNRLSRLVDDLLLLARADDGVPRPRRASGPVELVELLSGVAQRYPSPPVRVTPTAVPAWTEGEPDALSRVVANLLDNAVRHAAGEVVLTVVASERADPGFHLVTVTDDGPGIPESDRERVFDRFTRLDDARTRDAGGAGLGLAIVRELVRRLGGTVRLGPADADGGPDHAAPRPRPGAAPAPASGPGLRVEVRLPAVRPPAV; translated from the coding sequence ATGGTGATCGGGGTGGCGGGGTTGGCGGCCGGCCTGGCCGTCGGCGGCGTGCTGCTGGTCGTGGCACTCGGCTACGCGCTGGAGCGCACCGTCGACACCGAGGCGTTCAAGACCGCCGACGCGGTCGCCATGCTGGTAACCGAGAACGCCCTGCCGAACCCGTTGCCGGTCGCCGGAGCGGAGGTACGCGTGCAGGTCGTCGACGCGCACTCGCGGATCACCGCCGCCAGCATCAACGCCGACCGGCTGGTGCCGATGCTCGACCGCGACAAGATCGCCGGTATCCGGGACCGGTCCGGGACCTACATCCCGGGACGCCAGCTCGGAGTGACCGGACCGGTACGCGTGGTCGCGGTGCCCGCCGGCCCGCCAGGCGACCCGCAGACCGTACTCGTGGCCAAGTCGATGAGCGACGTCACGCACAGCCTGAAGCTGGTGCGTACCGTCCTGACGATCGGGTTCCCACTGCTGCTGGTCCTGCTGGCGGTGGTCGCCTGGCGGGTGATCGGCGCGACCCTGCGGCCGGTGGAGGCGCTGCGGGCCGGGGCCGAGGAGATCACCGGCGGTACCCGGCCGGGGCAACTGCCCGTACCCGCGTCCCGTGACGAGATCCACCGGTTGGCGGTCACGCTCAACGGGATGCTGGACCGGCTGGAGGCGGCCCGGCTCCGGCAGCGGGCCTTCGTCGCCGACGCCGCGCACGAGCTGCGCAGCCCGCTGGCGAACATGCGTACCCAGTTGGAGGTGGCGCAGCACCTCGGTGGCCGTACCGACTGGGCGGCGGTCGCCGACGACCTGCTCGCCGACACCAACCGGTTGAGCCGGCTGGTCGACGACCTGTTGCTGCTGGCCAGGGCCGACGACGGGGTTCCCCGGCCACGACGGGCGAGTGGGCCGGTGGAGCTGGTGGAACTGCTGAGCGGGGTGGCGCAGCGGTACCCGTCGCCACCGGTGCGGGTCACGCCCACCGCCGTACCGGCGTGGACCGAGGGGGAACCGGACGCGTTGAGCCGGGTGGTGGCCAACCTGCTCGACAACGCGGTACGGCACGCGGCGGGTGAGGTGGTGCTGACCGTGGTCGCGTCGGAGCGCGCCGACCCGGGTTTCCACCTGGTGACCGTCACCGACGACGGCCCGGGTATCCCGGAGAGCGACCGGGAGCGGGTCTTCGACCGGTTCACCCGGTTGGACGACGCCCGGACCCGGGATGCCGGCGGAGCCGGACTGGGCCTGGCCATCGTCCGGGAGCTGGTACGCCGCCTCGGCGGTACGGTCCGGCTCGGACCCGCCGATGCCGACGGCGGTCCCGACCACGCCGCCCCTCGCCCCCGCCCCGGGGCTGCTCCCGCTCCCGCCTCCGGCCCGGGCCTACGGGTCGAGGTACGGCTACCGGCCGTGCGCCCGCCGGCCGTCTGA
- a CDS encoding tetratricopeptide repeat protein, giving the protein MSPGFGDLTPQAQQLVAAGDLAGAQELLSAALNSADPSPAHASPELTEAAGLQARVLVALGEPHSARGWAAFAYAAATRLHGPSDPRTVASAATLAAVLHRVGSHERAARLYRDVIIELTATDGPESLRVLAAHADLATVEYAQGECQLARNRLEDAWELHREVYGDGHLSGIRMLARLGSMQRDCGHFAEAHEHLALARELCREHLPADHPLAVQVAALARAAANPDHSCADGQSAEPDRAPAGHLDPAPSATTDDFPGPDSYPAPADAYPGPDDRAAPTGAHATPNHDYPAPATSYVAPGTTHPPAAEPYAAPVGGYPPSTGSYPPAAASGEHYPAAATPPGAGPPDPPPPPRMPPPRVPPPRSPVDHGPFGPGASPADAVYPASGESAVEHDSRWWPPDRAEPDPDDEPADDRDGWTASGRSDWRTDQSTERDNDSWAHEPSGTDWNHAPAGSGWDRAPAGGGWDHPLPGGGSPLPPAVPGMTAAPGDDRFRTAGTGGGTGTRHLPERRQQAKLPVRIYQPPRRPLRRTLPVIVAGLVVVLLGTVAVVAGFALTSDSDPGPTGPGQPTPNGPSPGTTPEQSAPAGPVATPPVTPGAPPSGLSLRDSRDSVSLSWTYPPGAEGPVVISAGRTGQDPRAIHELPPGTDSFIVYSLNRNTDYCFTVAVVYSVDLVGRSEPVCTKRTGAS; this is encoded by the coding sequence GTGTCTCCCGGCTTCGGCGATCTCACCCCCCAGGCGCAACAACTCGTGGCCGCCGGCGACCTGGCCGGCGCGCAGGAACTGCTCAGCGCCGCCCTCAACAGCGCCGATCCCAGCCCGGCACACGCCTCGCCGGAACTGACCGAGGCGGCCGGGCTACAGGCCAGGGTGCTGGTCGCACTCGGCGAACCGCACTCCGCCCGGGGCTGGGCCGCGTTCGCGTACGCCGCGGCCACCCGGCTGCACGGCCCGTCGGACCCACGTACGGTCGCCAGCGCGGCCACCCTCGCCGCCGTACTGCACCGGGTCGGCAGCCACGAACGGGCCGCCCGGCTCTACCGCGACGTCATCATCGAGCTGACCGCCACCGACGGTCCCGAGTCACTACGGGTCCTCGCCGCCCACGCCGACCTGGCCACAGTGGAGTACGCCCAGGGTGAGTGCCAGCTCGCGCGCAACCGGCTGGAGGACGCCTGGGAACTGCACCGCGAGGTGTACGGCGACGGCCACCTCAGCGGCATCCGGATGCTCGCCCGACTCGGCTCGATGCAGCGCGACTGCGGGCACTTCGCCGAGGCACACGAACACCTGGCCCTCGCCCGCGAACTGTGCCGCGAACACCTTCCCGCCGACCACCCGCTCGCCGTGCAGGTGGCGGCGCTCGCCCGCGCCGCGGCGAACCCGGACCACAGTTGCGCCGACGGGCAGTCGGCCGAACCGGACCGGGCGCCGGCCGGACACCTCGACCCCGCACCGTCCGCCACCACCGACGACTTCCCCGGCCCGGACAGCTACCCGGCACCCGCCGACGCCTACCCCGGCCCGGACGACCGCGCCGCCCCGACCGGCGCCCACGCCACACCGAACCACGACTACCCGGCCCCCGCCACCTCGTACGTGGCCCCGGGCACGACCCATCCACCCGCCGCCGAGCCGTACGCCGCACCCGTGGGCGGCTACCCGCCGTCCACCGGGAGCTACCCGCCGGCAGCGGCGAGCGGTGAGCACTATCCGGCTGCGGCGACGCCCCCCGGCGCCGGTCCGCCCGACCCCCCGCCACCACCACGGATGCCGCCGCCCCGGGTGCCGCCACCACGCTCCCCGGTCGACCACGGTCCCTTCGGCCCCGGTGCCTCGCCGGCCGACGCCGTCTACCCCGCGTCGGGCGAGAGCGCGGTGGAGCACGACAGCCGGTGGTGGCCCCCCGACCGGGCCGAACCCGATCCGGACGACGAACCCGCCGACGACCGCGACGGCTGGACGGCGAGCGGCCGATCGGACTGGCGTACCGACCAGTCAACCGAACGGGACAACGACTCCTGGGCCCACGAGCCCTCGGGCACGGACTGGAACCACGCGCCGGCCGGCAGCGGCTGGGATCGCGCCCCGGCCGGTGGCGGCTGGGACCACCCGCTTCCCGGTGGCGGTTCCCCACTGCCGCCCGCCGTACCGGGCATGACCGCCGCACCCGGCGACGACCGGTTCCGCACCGCCGGTACGGGCGGCGGAACCGGCACCCGCCACCTGCCGGAACGACGACAACAGGCGAAACTACCGGTCCGGATCTACCAACCGCCGCGCCGGCCACTGCGGCGAACCCTGCCGGTGATCGTCGCCGGCCTGGTGGTGGTGCTGCTCGGCACGGTTGCCGTGGTCGCCGGCTTCGCGCTGACCAGCGACTCCGACCCGGGCCCGACCGGACCGGGTCAACCGACCCCGAACGGGCCGAGCCCGGGCACGACACCGGAACAGAGCGCGCCGGCCGGCCCGGTCGCCACGCCACCGGTCACGCCCGGGGCGCCGCCCAGCGGACTCTCCCTGCGGGACAGCCGGGACAGTGTCAGCCTCAGCTGGACCTATCCGCCGGGCGCGGAGGGCCCGGTGGTGATCTCGGCCGGGCGGACCGGGCAGGACCCCAGGGCCATCCACGAACTACCCCCGGGCACCGACAGCTTCATCGTCTACTCGCTGAACCGGAACACCGACTACTGCTTCACGGTGGCCGTCGTCTACTCGGTGGACCTGGTGGGACGGAGCGAACCGGTCTGCACCAAGCGAACCGGGGCAAGCTGA
- a CDS encoding MarR family winged helix-turn-helix transcriptional regulator produces MLYLMTRWLDPEEQRTWRTFLAATQALMETLDRELQQDANMPHAYYVILVHLSEAPDRRLRMSELAARVGSSRSRLSHAVGRLEQFGWVRREDCPTDRRGQLAVLTDQGFDELVAAAPGHVEGVRRHLFDPLSPAQIDQLRRISEALVDHLDPKRPAS; encoded by the coding sequence ATGCTCTACCTCATGACCCGCTGGCTCGATCCCGAGGAACAGCGCACCTGGCGGACCTTCCTCGCCGCCACCCAGGCGCTGATGGAGACGCTCGACCGGGAGCTGCAACAGGACGCCAACATGCCGCACGCCTACTACGTGATCCTGGTGCACCTCTCCGAAGCTCCCGACCGCCGGCTGCGGATGAGCGAACTGGCCGCGCGGGTGGGCTCCTCGCGCAGCCGGCTCTCGCACGCCGTCGGGCGCCTGGAACAGTTCGGCTGGGTCCGGCGCGAAGACTGTCCCACCGACCGTCGCGGGCAGCTCGCCGTCCTGACCGACCAGGGCTTCGACGAACTGGTCGCGGCCGCGCCCGGCCACGTCGAGGGAGTACGCCGGCACCTGTTCGACCCGCTCAGCCCAGCGCAGATCGACCAACTGCGGCGAATCAGCGAAGCATTGGTCGACCATCTCGACCCGAAACGTCCGGCATCATGA
- a CDS encoding VOC family protein, with amino-acid sequence MGIHRLNHAVLFVGDLARSVAFYRDVLGFRPVPMTPDNFAGAVFLQAPGSTNDHDLGLFEVGGNAGPSGAGRGTVGLYHLAWEVDTLDELSATAARLAEAGALSGSSDHGTTKSLYAHDPDGLEFEVVWLVPADQLDDAALAARKRIGRLDLDREKQRYGGQTRGGVGISVPA; translated from the coding sequence ATGGGTATCCACCGCCTCAACCACGCCGTACTCTTCGTCGGCGACCTGGCCCGCAGCGTTGCCTTCTACCGCGACGTACTCGGCTTCCGGCCCGTCCCGATGACGCCGGACAACTTCGCCGGAGCCGTGTTCCTCCAGGCTCCGGGCTCCACCAACGACCACGACCTGGGTCTGTTCGAGGTCGGTGGCAACGCCGGACCGTCCGGTGCCGGGCGCGGCACGGTCGGCCTCTACCACCTCGCCTGGGAGGTCGACACCCTGGACGAGCTGTCGGCGACCGCCGCCCGGCTCGCCGAGGCGGGTGCGCTCTCGGGCAGTTCCGACCACGGCACCACCAAGAGCCTCTACGCCCATGACCCGGACGGGCTGGAGTTCGAGGTGGTCTGGCTGGTCCCGGCCGACCAGCTCGACGACGCGGCGCTCGCCGCGCGCAAGCGGATCGGCCGGCTCGACCTCGACCGGGAGAAGCAGCGGTACGGCGGGCAGACGCGCGGCGGAGTGGGCATCTCCGTACCGGCCTGA
- a CDS encoding DUF4236 domain-containing protein: protein MGLMFRKRKKFGPLILNFTENGFSSWSIKIGRWSWNSRARAHRVDLPGPLSWKQDKARH, encoded by the coding sequence ATGGGCCTGATGTTCCGGAAGCGCAAGAAGTTCGGTCCGCTGATCCTCAACTTCACCGAAAACGGCTTCTCCTCTTGGAGCATCAAGATCGGTCGCTGGTCGTGGAACTCCCGGGCCCGCGCGCACCGCGTCGACCTGCCCGGCCCACTGTCCTGGAAGCAGGACAAGGCGCGACACTGA
- a CDS encoding NAD(P)H-dependent oxidoreductase, translating into MIVTVSGDPSPNSPTLHLAEQVSAAIAAHLGRSTPATVDLARLAPQLLGTGSTDVSRAVELVRRASLLVVATPTRQRGYAAVLKLFGEVLPADGLLGIGAVPVVTAPEPRGSHETHRQLADWLAGLGATVVDPPLLMPETLVARPRAVALAYAVRLLGTLPPVPVRPAVWLPA; encoded by the coding sequence ATGATCGTTACGGTGTCCGGTGATCCGAGCCCGAACTCGCCCACTCTCCACCTGGCCGAGCAGGTGAGCGCCGCGATCGCCGCCCATCTCGGTCGGTCGACCCCGGCCACGGTCGACCTGGCCCGGTTGGCCCCGCAGCTGCTGGGTACCGGCAGCACCGACGTGTCCCGGGCGGTGGAACTGGTCCGCCGGGCCAGCCTGCTGGTGGTCGCGACCCCGACCCGGCAGCGCGGCTACGCGGCCGTACTCAAGCTCTTCGGCGAAGTCCTGCCGGCCGACGGCCTGCTCGGGATCGGCGCGGTGCCGGTGGTGACCGCACCCGAGCCACGTGGCAGCCACGAGACGCACCGGCAGTTGGCCGACTGGCTCGCCGGCCTCGGTGCCACGGTGGTGGATCCGCCGCTGCTGATGCCGGAGACACTCGTCGCCCGACCTCGCGCGGTCGCGCTGGCCTACGCGGTCCGCCTGCTCGGCACCCTGCCCCCGGTCCCGGTTCGCCCGGCGGTATGGCTACCGGCCTGA
- a CDS encoding RrF2 family transcriptional regulator, producing the protein MQISARGDYAVRAALSLASAYPSLMSAQAIAQQQDMPRKFLEAVLADLRRAGIVRAQRGAEGGYTLASPPREVSVGAILRAVDGPLAGVRGLRPEETRYEGAAENLPRLWIAVRAAVRDVVDEVSLAELVSGRMPAHVRKLTTRPDAWQPR; encoded by the coding sequence GTGCAAATATCCGCGCGCGGCGACTACGCGGTCCGGGCGGCGCTGAGCCTCGCCTCGGCGTACCCGTCGCTGATGTCGGCCCAGGCCATCGCCCAGCAGCAGGACATGCCACGCAAATTCCTCGAAGCTGTCCTGGCGGACCTGCGCCGGGCCGGCATCGTACGGGCGCAGCGCGGCGCGGAGGGCGGCTACACCCTGGCCAGCCCGCCCCGGGAGGTCAGCGTCGGCGCGATCCTGCGAGCCGTCGACGGGCCACTCGCCGGCGTACGCGGACTGCGCCCCGAGGAGACCCGGTACGAAGGAGCCGCCGAGAACCTGCCCCGGCTCTGGATCGCGGTCCGGGCGGCGGTTCGTGACGTGGTCGACGAGGTGAGTCTGGCCGAACTGGTCAGCGGTCGGATGCCGGCCCACGTACGGAAGCTGACCACCCGGCCCGACGCGTGGCAACCACGCTGA